The following are from one region of the Noviherbaspirillum sedimenti genome:
- the mutY gene encoding A/G-specific adenine glycosylase: MKRVVPAPAAGDGRQFADPTFSATVIAWQKQHGRHALPWQNTRDAYRIWLSEIMLQQTQVSAVIPYYLRFLQRFPDVASLAAAPVEDVMAHWSGLGYYTRARNLHRCAQRVVAEHGGNFPADPAMLAELPGIGRSTAAAIAAFACGARAAILDGNVKRVFARVFGIDGYPGEKKVEDALWLRAEALLPQADMTAYTQGLMDLGATVCARSRPACPACPLATRCVAFNTLRTAELPVRKPKKAVPQKHAALLVILHEGQVLLQQRPETGIWGGLLSLPEVGGFTPLENNADALPALAEHALLQAAAPYGVAEGSERLPVIVHVFTHFKLHITPYRVRLARRLPMVAQDGHVWLAASQLAQAPLPAPVKKLLLGIA, encoded by the coding sequence ATGAAACGTGTTGTTCCCGCGCCGGCCGCAGGCGATGGCCGGCAATTCGCCGACCCCACATTTTCCGCCACGGTAATTGCCTGGCAAAAGCAGCATGGCCGCCATGCGCTGCCCTGGCAAAATACCCGCGACGCCTACCGCATCTGGCTGTCTGAAATCATGCTGCAGCAGACCCAGGTGAGCGCAGTGATTCCCTATTACCTGCGCTTCCTGCAGCGTTTCCCCGACGTCGCGAGCCTGGCGGCGGCGCCGGTCGAGGACGTCATGGCGCACTGGAGCGGGCTGGGTTATTACACCCGGGCACGCAACCTGCATCGCTGCGCGCAGCGGGTGGTCGCCGAACATGGCGGCAACTTCCCGGCCGATCCCGCGATGCTGGCGGAGCTGCCCGGCATCGGCCGCTCGACCGCGGCGGCGATTGCGGCATTCGCCTGCGGCGCGCGCGCGGCCATCCTCGACGGCAACGTCAAGCGGGTGTTCGCGCGGGTGTTCGGCATTGACGGCTATCCCGGCGAGAAAAAGGTCGAGGATGCGTTGTGGCTGCGCGCCGAGGCGCTGCTGCCGCAGGCGGATATGACGGCGTACACCCAGGGCCTGATGGATCTCGGCGCCACTGTCTGCGCGCGCAGCCGGCCGGCGTGTCCCGCCTGTCCGCTGGCGACGCGCTGTGTCGCCTTCAATACCCTGCGCACAGCAGAGCTGCCGGTGCGCAAGCCGAAAAAGGCGGTGCCGCAAAAACACGCGGCGCTGCTGGTCATCCTGCACGAGGGGCAGGTATTGCTGCAGCAACGGCCCGAAACCGGCATCTGGGGCGGCCTGCTGTCGCTGCCGGAAGTGGGCGGTTTTACGCCGCTGGAAAATAATGCCGATGCGCTGCCGGCCCTGGCCGAACATGCGCTATTGCAGGCGGCGGCGCCTTATGGCGTGGCCGAAGGCAGCGAGCGGTTGCCGGTCATCGTTCACGTTTTTACGCATTTCAAGCTGCATATCACGCCCTACCGCGTGCGCCTGGCGCGCCGTTTGCCCATGGTGGCGCAGGACGGCCATGTCTGGCTGGCGGCGTCGCAGCTGGCGCAGGCGCCATTGCCGGCGCCGGTCAAGAAACTCTTGCTCGGGATCGCCTGA
- a CDS encoding LON peptidase substrate-binding domain-containing protein: MASSHLSLIRSQADDWLPLFPLQTVLFPGGVLPLKVFETRYVDMVRDCMKRETPFGVVLIKAGQEVGTAAEPEGVGCLAHITDWDMDQPGVLLLRTRGGERFRILETRRQASELLEARIEMITADAPTQAVSDAHLSCAKALKTIAAAIQAKGRAEQGEAFVNPIAAPLQFDQSGWVANRWSEILPIPLKARQKLLELEDAPARLAIIHQYLQQHKIL, from the coding sequence ATGGCATCTTCCCACCTCTCGCTGATTCGCTCCCAGGCGGATGACTGGCTGCCGCTGTTTCCACTACAGACCGTGCTGTTCCCCGGCGGCGTGCTGCCGCTCAAGGTGTTCGAGACGCGCTACGTCGACATGGTACGCGACTGCATGAAGCGCGAGACGCCCTTCGGCGTGGTGCTGATCAAGGCGGGCCAGGAAGTCGGAACCGCCGCCGAGCCGGAAGGCGTCGGCTGTCTTGCCCACATCACCGACTGGGACATGGACCAGCCGGGCGTACTGCTGCTGCGCACGCGTGGCGGCGAGCGCTTCCGCATTCTCGAAACGCGCCGGCAAGCCAGCGAGCTGCTCGAAGCGCGTATCGAGATGATCACCGCCGACGCCCCTACGCAAGCAGTCAGCGATGCGCATCTCAGCTGCGCCAAGGCGCTGAAAACCATCGCCGCGGCGATCCAGGCCAAGGGCCGTGCCGAACAGGGAGAAGCGTTCGTCAATCCCATCGCTGCGCCGCTGCAATTCGACCAGAGCGGCTGGGTCGCCAACCGCTGGAGCGAGATCCTGCCGATTCCGCTCAAGGCCCGGCAAAAGCTGCTGGAACTGGAAGATGCACCAGCCCGCCTGGCAATCATCCACCAGTATCTCCAGCAGCACAAAATCCTGTAG
- the rapZ gene encoding RNase adapter RapZ, which translates to MRIILITGISGSGKSVCLNALEDAGYFCVDNLPPTLLRALVDTRMQEGAANLAVAVDARSADSLAGLPADIKRLKDEGHDVKVLFLTAKTESLINRFSETRRSHPLSHRLRADQNPADRPTLSECILREREMLGSIEKLGHVIDTSGLSANKLRAWVKELVESEKAPLTLLFESFAFKFGVPLDADLVFDVRVLPNPYYDLALRPFSGRDEPVIAFLQAQPEATDLYADIRKFVEKWLPAFKNDNRSYLTVAIGCTGGQHRSVYMVEQLARHFQQTERVVLRHRELA; encoded by the coding sequence ATGCGCATCATACTCATTACCGGCATCTCCGGATCGGGCAAATCCGTCTGCCTGAACGCCCTCGAAGACGCGGGCTACTTTTGCGTCGACAACTTGCCGCCAACGCTGTTGCGCGCGCTGGTCGACACCCGCATGCAGGAAGGCGCCGCCAATCTGGCGGTGGCGGTGGATGCGCGCAGCGCCGATTCGCTGGCCGGCCTGCCGGCCGATATCAAGCGCCTGAAAGATGAAGGCCACGACGTCAAGGTGCTGTTCCTGACCGCCAAGACCGAATCGCTGATCAACCGTTTTTCCGAAACCCGCCGCAGCCATCCGCTGTCGCACCGGTTGCGCGCCGACCAGAATCCCGCCGACCGTCCCACCCTTTCCGAATGCATCCTGCGCGAGCGCGAAATGCTGGGCTCGATCGAAAAACTGGGCCACGTGATCGATACTTCCGGGCTGTCGGCCAACAAGCTGCGCGCCTGGGTCAAGGAACTGGTGGAATCCGAAAAGGCGCCGCTGACCCTGCTGTTCGAGTCCTTCGCCTTCAAGTTCGGCGTGCCGCTCGACGCCGACCTGGTGTTCGATGTGCGGGTACTGCCCAATCCGTATTACGACCTGGCGCTGCGGCCTTTCAGCGGCAGGGATGAACCGGTCATCGCCTTTCTCCAGGCGCAACCGGAAGCCACCGACCTGTATGCCGACATTCGCAAGTTCGTCGAAAAATGGCTGCCTGCCTTCAAGAACGACAACCGCAGCTACCTGACGGTGGCGATCGGCTGCACCGGCGGCCAGCACCGCTCCGTCTATATGGTCGAACAACTGGCAAGACATTTCCAGCAAACCGAGCGGGTGGTGTTGCGGCATCGCGAACTCGCCTAG
- the hprK gene encoding HPr(Ser) kinase/phosphatase, translating into MPASTPLSIQELFDENREHLELGWFAGFPGGEKLISGDAASAADQVGHLNLVHPGRIQVFGHQEIDYYKRLSPNGRNRLITELVAGNPPAFVVAQGLETPPVFIEVCEEHNIPLFSTPLPAAQVIDYLRVYLSKKLAQRITMHGVFMDVLGVGVLITGESGLGKSELGLELISRSHGLVADDVVEFARIAPNMIEGRCPPLLQNLLEVRGLGLLDIKTIFGETAVRRKMRLKLIVHLVRRKTLEENYERLPLHSQTEEVLGLPIRKVIIPVEAGRNLAVLLEAAVRNTILQLRGIDTLKEFMDRQQKAMDSD; encoded by the coding sequence ATGCCCGCTTCTACTCCCCTGTCCATCCAGGAGCTCTTCGATGAAAACCGCGAACACCTCGAACTGGGATGGTTTGCCGGATTCCCCGGGGGCGAAAAGCTGATTTCGGGCGACGCCGCCTCTGCCGCCGACCAGGTCGGCCACCTGAACCTGGTCCATCCCGGCCGCATCCAGGTCTTCGGCCACCAGGAGATCGATTATTACAAGCGCCTGTCGCCCAACGGCCGCAACCGTCTGATCACCGAACTGGTCGCCGGCAACCCGCCGGCCTTCGTGGTGGCGCAGGGACTGGAAACGCCGCCGGTATTCATCGAGGTGTGCGAAGAACACAACATCCCGCTATTTTCGACGCCGCTGCCGGCCGCGCAGGTGATCGATTACCTGCGCGTGTACCTGTCGAAAAAACTGGCGCAGCGCATTACCATGCATGGCGTGTTCATGGATGTGCTGGGCGTAGGCGTGCTGATTACCGGCGAGTCGGGCCTGGGCAAGAGCGAACTCGGCCTGGAACTGATTTCGCGCAGCCACGGCCTGGTGGCCGACGACGTCGTCGAATTCGCCCGCATCGCCCCCAACATGATCGAGGGACGCTGCCCACCGCTGCTGCAAAACCTGCTGGAAGTGCGCGGCCTGGGCCTGCTCGACATCAAGACCATCTTCGGCGAAACCGCGGTGCGCCGCAAGATGCGCCTGAAGCTGATCGTCCACCTGGTGCGCCGCAAGACCCTGGAAGAAAATTACGAGCGATTGCCGCTGCATTCGCAAACCGAGGAAGTGCTGGGCCTGCCGATTCGCAAGGTCATCATTCCTGTCGAAGCCGGCCGCAACCTTGCGGTGCTGCTGGAGGCCGCGGTACGCAATACCATCCTGCAATTGCGCGGCATCGACACCCTCAAGGAATTCATGGACCGGCAGCAAAAAGCCATGGACAGCGACTGA
- a CDS encoding PTS sugar transporter subunit IIA, with the protein MTNLAKILLPANVVLGLEVSSKKRAFEQAGLIFENNCGIARSVVSENLFARERLGSTGLGHGVAVPHGRIKDLKAPMAAFVRLAEPIPFESPDGQPVNLLIFLLMPANVTQQHLEILSEIAEMFSDDALRAALAADPDPVSVFNRIVGWRSSISHEA; encoded by the coding sequence ATGACCAATCTCGCTAAAATCCTGTTGCCCGCAAACGTCGTGCTTGGCCTGGAAGTCTCCAGCAAAAAGCGCGCCTTCGAGCAAGCCGGACTGATTTTTGAAAACAACTGCGGCATTGCGCGCTCGGTCGTCTCGGAAAACCTGTTCGCCCGCGAACGGCTCGGCTCGACCGGCCTGGGCCACGGTGTCGCCGTGCCGCATGGCCGCATCAAGGATTTGAAGGCGCCGATGGCGGCCTTCGTGCGGCTGGCCGAGCCGATTCCCTTTGAATCGCCCGATGGCCAGCCGGTCAACCTGCTGATCTTCCTGCTGATGCCGGCCAATGTCACGCAACAGCACCTGGAAATCCTCTCGGAAATCGCCGAAATGTTTTCCGACGACGCCTTGCGCGCAGCGCTGGCGGCCGATCCCGATCCGGTCTCTGTCTTCAACCGGATCGTCGGCTGGCGCTCCAGCATCAGCCACGAAGCGTAA